One genomic region from Stackebrandtia nassauensis DSM 44728 encodes:
- a CDS encoding TetR/AcrR family transcriptional regulator produces MTRTGAGRPRDPAIDAAVLAATLEVLRETGYFGFALEQVAARAGTTKASIRRRWPVRQNLIIDALTTVLVTPPVPDNNCTRCDLMQTAKLLATALHERLPDGVLAPLIADCSRTPELRQRLVDVLLRPSRDAATTAVRRAVDRGDLLPDVDADLLVDILASTVYQRALLGDTESLDVGKLVDQLLRGVAVDYERLVWISRQPAETRHLHQG; encoded by the coding sequence ATGACCCGCACCGGCGCCGGGCGCCCCCGCGACCCGGCCATCGACGCCGCCGTCCTGGCCGCGACCCTGGAGGTCCTGCGCGAGACCGGCTACTTCGGTTTCGCACTGGAACAGGTCGCGGCCCGGGCGGGCACCACCAAGGCGTCGATCCGACGCCGCTGGCCGGTGCGCCAGAACCTGATCATCGACGCGCTCACCACCGTCCTGGTCACTCCCCCGGTCCCCGACAACAACTGCACCCGTTGCGATCTCATGCAAACCGCCAAACTGCTGGCCACGGCACTGCACGAACGACTCCCCGACGGCGTCCTGGCCCCCCTGATCGCCGACTGCTCCCGAACCCCGGAACTGCGCCAGCGACTGGTCGACGTCCTGCTGCGCCCCAGCCGGGACGCGGCGACCACCGCGGTGCGCCGGGCCGTCGACCGCGGCGACCTGCTGCCGGACGTCGACGCCGACCTGCTGGTCGACATCCTGGCGTCCACGGTGTACCAACGCGCGCTGCTCGGCGACACGGAGTCGCTCGACGTGGGCAAGCTGGTCGACCAGCTGCTGCGCGGCGTCGCCGTCGACTACGAACGGCTGGTGTGGATCAGCAGGCAACCCGCCGAGACCCGGCACCTGCACCAGGGGTAA
- a CDS encoding VOC family protein: MKIKGFDHLVLNVSDIERALEFYCGPLGLQGERVEEWRAGKVGFPSVRVTEDTVIDLMDRPRGESNVDHICLVVEPLDWQEVIDSGEFTVLEGPVPRWGARGSATSIYVRDPEGNTVELRWYPQDKS, from the coding sequence ATGAAGATCAAAGGCTTCGACCACCTGGTCCTCAACGTCAGCGACATCGAACGCGCCCTCGAGTTCTACTGCGGCCCACTGGGTCTCCAGGGCGAGCGCGTCGAGGAATGGCGGGCCGGGAAGGTAGGGTTCCCGTCCGTGCGCGTCACCGAGGACACCGTCATCGACCTGATGGACCGCCCGCGCGGTGAATCCAATGTCGACCACATCTGCCTGGTCGTGGAACCGCTGGACTGGCAGGAGGTCATCGACTCCGGCGAGTTCACCGTTCTGGAGGGCCCGGTCCCGCGCTGGGGCGCGCGCGGCAGCGCCACGTCCATCTACGTGCGCGACCCGGAGGGCAACACCGTCGAGTTGCGTTGGTACCCGCAGGACAAGTCGTGA
- a CDS encoding class I SAM-dependent DNA methyltransferase produces MTDFLTPTKTAYDTIVDGYAEHARDEYARRPLERNLLATFAELVGPDAGPVADVGCGHGYLTARLNDLGLNAFGIDLSPNMLARARADYPKLRFEEGSMTALDIGDGELAGLVASYSTIHIPEPQLPQVFTGFHRALAPGGQLMLAFLIGDGHVLRTEAYGHTIALDYWLRQPEPVAELLTQAGFHVHARVRREPMLTEQIPRAYLLASKNA; encoded by the coding sequence GTGACAGATTTTCTCACCCCCACCAAAACCGCTTACGACACCATCGTCGACGGTTACGCCGAGCACGCCCGCGACGAGTACGCGCGCCGCCCACTGGAGCGCAACCTGCTGGCCACGTTCGCCGAACTCGTCGGCCCCGACGCCGGTCCGGTGGCCGATGTCGGCTGTGGACACGGATACCTCACCGCACGGCTGAACGACCTGGGCCTCAACGCCTTCGGCATCGATCTGTCACCGAACATGCTCGCCCGGGCCCGTGCCGACTACCCGAAGCTGCGCTTCGAGGAGGGCTCGATGACGGCACTGGACATCGGCGACGGCGAGCTGGCCGGGCTGGTCGCGTCCTACTCGACGATCCACATCCCGGAACCGCAACTGCCGCAGGTGTTCACCGGTTTCCACCGGGCGCTGGCACCCGGCGGACAGCTGATGCTGGCCTTCCTGATCGGCGACGGACACGTCCTGCGCACCGAGGCGTACGGACACACCATCGCGCTGGACTACTGGCTGCGGCAGCCCGAGCCGGTGGCCGAACTGCTCACACAGGCGGGTTTCCACGTCCACGCCCGCGTCCGCCGCGAGCCCATGCTGACCGAACAGATCCCGCGCGCGTACCTGCTGGCCAGCAAGAACGCCTGA
- a CDS encoding FAD/NAD(P)-binding protein has product MAANRTVVVIGGGFAGVVTARELLRDRRTRVVLAEPSPRVGRGVAYGASEPWHLLNSPAGAMSADSQHPGEFLDWLSDRGLPDGAGEFLPRGTYGDYLRDTWDATLKAAGDLVTVRSDTAVRLRPWDGGVEVGFASGVVEYADDVVLAVGNPKSSGPIRRGAPGYVANPWRLGAFDRLGADAPVLLVGTGLTAVDVMLSLSRRGHRAPVLAVSRHSLVPRSHRTRPAGPADAHAGELRFRAETLSGLLHQVREAARPDWRAVVDGMRGDLNTMWRGLSEGQQRGFLTHLARYWEVHRHRMAPKVAAEIAELTASGAWVVQADAIVSSRPLGSDGIEVSFASGVARRFATVVNCTGPARLPLGANDLVRRLIDEGHARPGPHRLGLDVDVEGRIVDGGGTVNDRVWTIGALRRGALWETTAVPEIREQAARLAVRLTGTVRPRVVL; this is encoded by the coding sequence GTGGCGGCCAACCGAACGGTCGTGGTCATCGGCGGCGGATTCGCCGGTGTGGTGACCGCGCGGGAACTGTTGCGGGACCGGCGAACCCGGGTGGTGCTCGCCGAGCCCTCACCCCGCGTCGGCAGGGGAGTGGCCTACGGCGCCAGCGAACCCTGGCACCTGCTCAACTCGCCCGCCGGGGCGATGAGCGCCGACTCCCAGCACCCCGGCGAGTTCCTCGACTGGCTGAGCGACCGGGGCCTGCCCGACGGGGCGGGCGAGTTCCTGCCGCGCGGTACCTACGGCGACTACCTGCGCGACACCTGGGACGCGACGCTCAAGGCGGCCGGGGACCTGGTGACGGTGCGCTCCGACACCGCGGTCCGGTTGCGGCCGTGGGACGGCGGCGTCGAGGTCGGCTTCGCGTCGGGGGTCGTGGAGTACGCCGACGACGTGGTGCTCGCGGTGGGGAACCCCAAGTCCAGCGGCCCGATCCGGCGCGGCGCGCCGGGGTACGTGGCCAACCCGTGGCGGCTGGGGGCCTTCGACCGGCTGGGAGCCGACGCGCCGGTGCTGCTGGTCGGCACCGGACTGACCGCCGTGGACGTGATGCTGAGCCTGTCGCGGCGCGGCCATCGGGCGCCGGTGCTGGCGGTGTCCCGGCACAGCCTGGTGCCCCGGTCGCACCGCACCCGCCCGGCTGGACCGGCCGACGCTCACGCGGGCGAGCTGCGGTTCCGGGCGGAGACGCTTTCCGGGTTGCTGCACCAGGTGCGCGAGGCCGCCCGGCCCGACTGGCGGGCGGTGGTGGACGGCATGCGCGGCGACCTCAACACGATGTGGCGCGGCCTGTCCGAGGGCCAGCAGCGAGGGTTCCTGACCCATCTGGCCCGCTACTGGGAGGTGCACCGGCACCGGATGGCGCCGAAGGTGGCCGCCGAGATCGCCGAGCTGACCGCGTCGGGTGCCTGGGTGGTGCAGGCCGACGCCATCGTCAGCAGCCGCCCACTGGGGAGCGACGGCATCGAGGTGTCGTTCGCGTCCGGAGTGGCCCGTCGCTTCGCCACCGTGGTCAACTGCACCGGACCGGCCCGGCTCCCGTTGGGCGCCAACGATCTCGTCCGGCGGCTAATCGACGAGGGTCACGCCCGTCCGGGTCCGCACCGGCTGGGCCTCGACGTGGACGTCGAGGGCCGTATCGTCGACGGCGGCGGCACCGTCAACGATCGGGTGTGGACGATCGGCGCGTTGCGGCGCGGCGCGCTGTGGGAGACCACGGCGGTTCCCGAGATCCGCGAGCAGGCCGCGCGGCTGGCCGTCCGGCTCACCGGGACGGTGCGCCCCCGAGTGGTGCTTTAG
- a CDS encoding cysteine dioxygenase translates to MTTTETGGRMTSNSRGDFLDIARSWAEDPSAWTARPRFDPQQRWYHRMHVGDGYEVWLLTWLPGQETELHDHGGSAGAFTVVSGELTEFTPSATSAGLSTWTLRSGQGHRFGARFIHKVTNRGTEPAISVHAYGPALTIMRRYELTESGLRMANVEMAGAQW, encoded by the coding sequence ATGACAACCACCGAGACTGGAGGACGCATGACCAGCAACAGCCGGGGCGACTTTCTCGACATCGCCCGCAGCTGGGCCGAGGACCCGAGCGCGTGGACGGCACGACCGCGATTCGATCCCCAGCAACGCTGGTATCACCGCATGCACGTAGGCGACGGCTACGAGGTGTGGCTGTTGACCTGGCTGCCGGGCCAGGAAACCGAACTGCACGACCACGGTGGCTCCGCGGGCGCCTTCACCGTGGTGTCCGGTGAACTCACCGAGTTCACCCCCTCGGCAACGTCGGCGGGACTCAGCACCTGGACGCTGCGCTCGGGCCAGGGCCACCGCTTCGGGGCCAGGTTCATCCACAAGGTCACCAACCGCGGCACCGAACCGGCGATCAGCGTCCACGCCTACGGACCGGCGCTGACCATCATGCGCCGCTACGAGCTCACCGAGTCCGGACTGCGGATGGCCAACGTCGAGATGGCTGGTGCGCAGTGGTGA
- a CDS encoding rhodanese-like domain-containing protein: MTPDAAPPGSQSIDDILAAARARLHRLDPAETHAAVRDGAVLVDIRPAAQRAANGEIPDAVIVERNVLEWRFDPRSDARLRVAGRYDLRVIVFCQEGYTSSLAAASLHDLGLHRATDLDGGFAAWRAAGLPTSDGPSAAVG, translated from the coding sequence GTGACCCCCGACGCGGCTCCGCCCGGCTCGCAGAGCATCGACGACATCCTGGCCGCCGCCCGGGCCCGGCTCCACCGCCTCGACCCGGCCGAGACCCACGCCGCCGTGCGCGACGGCGCGGTCCTCGTCGACATCCGCCCGGCCGCCCAGCGCGCCGCCAACGGCGAGATCCCCGACGCGGTCATCGTCGAACGCAACGTCCTGGAATGGCGGTTCGACCCCCGCAGCGACGCCCGGCTGCGGGTCGCGGGCCGCTACGACCTGCGGGTGATCGTGTTCTGCCAGGAGGGCTACACGTCCTCGCTGGCGGCGGCGAGTCTGCACGACCTGGGGCTGCACCGGGCCACCGACCTCGACGGCGGCTTCGCCGCCTGGCGGGCGGCGGGACTGCCGACTTCGGACGGTCCCTCGGCGGCGGTGGGCTGA
- a CDS encoding DoxX family protein, which translates to MTTNTAPATTARPSRALNITLWTVQSVLAAFYAFAATPKLLGDPTTADMMAQIGFANWVGYFIGAAELAGAIGLLIPRLTSLAATGLALLMVGATVTNTFTMGAGAAAMTLVLAAVFATVAYARRSWITRPGKR; encoded by the coding sequence ATGACCACCAACACCGCCCCCGCCACCACCGCCCGCCCCTCCCGCGCCCTGAACATCACCTTGTGGACGGTGCAGTCGGTGCTCGCCGCGTTCTACGCCTTCGCCGCCACCCCCAAGCTGCTGGGTGACCCCACCACCGCCGACATGATGGCCCAGATCGGTTTCGCCAACTGGGTCGGCTACTTCATCGGCGCCGCCGAACTGGCCGGAGCCATCGGCCTGCTGATCCCGCGACTGACGTCGCTGGCCGCCACCGGGCTGGCCCTGCTGATGGTCGGCGCCACCGTCACCAACACCTTCACCATGGGCGCCGGAGCCGCCGCCATGACCCTGGTCCTGGCCGCCGTGTTCGCCACCGTCGCCTACGCCCGCCGCTCCTGGATCACCCGGCCCGGCAAGCGATAG
- a CDS encoding epoxide hydrolase family protein: protein MSTEPFRIDVAETTLSDLRSRVANSRFTFATAPGWTKGADPAYLRDLTAYWAKDFDWRAAEARLNDHPQFLADVDGTRIHFVHVKAPRRDGAPEPLPLILSHGWPSSFVEMLPLVPLLSDRFDLVIPSLPGFGYSRLPDGALTRERIADLWHTLMTDVLGYSRFGAFGGDIGGGASQWLAAKYPDSVVGLHVIHPPAGGAGSTPSDGGPEPYTEAEQAFIDAEAAYDIEDQGYSEIMWTRPDTIGAALADSPVGLAAWIIDKYRDWSDCGGDVESRWDRDTLLTVITLYWVTESIGSSFRQYADYPHNRPRPTITVPVGVTLSHEPVMASFPRSLTERACTDLRHWSEPGRGGHFLAFEEPELMAAELRTFFATLTD from the coding sequence ATGAGCACCGAACCGTTCCGGATCGACGTCGCCGAGACGACGCTGTCCGACCTGCGTTCCCGGGTGGCCAACAGCCGCTTCACCTTTGCCACCGCTCCCGGCTGGACCAAGGGCGCCGACCCCGCATACCTGCGCGACCTGACCGCGTACTGGGCCAAGGACTTCGACTGGCGCGCCGCCGAGGCCCGCCTCAACGACCATCCGCAGTTCCTCGCCGACGTCGACGGCACCCGGATCCACTTCGTCCACGTCAAGGCCCCGCGCCGCGACGGCGCCCCCGAACCGCTGCCCCTGATCCTGTCGCACGGCTGGCCGTCCAGCTTCGTGGAGATGCTGCCGCTGGTGCCGCTGCTGAGTGACCGCTTCGACCTGGTGATCCCGTCGCTGCCCGGCTTCGGGTACTCGCGGCTGCCCGACGGGGCCCTGACCCGCGAACGCATCGCCGACCTGTGGCACACCCTCATGACCGACGTGCTCGGCTACTCCCGGTTCGGCGCCTTCGGCGGCGACATCGGCGGCGGCGCCTCGCAGTGGCTGGCCGCCAAGTACCCCGACTCGGTCGTGGGCCTGCACGTCATCCACCCACCCGCCGGTGGCGCCGGATCGACCCCGTCCGACGGTGGCCCGGAACCGTACACCGAAGCCGAGCAGGCGTTCATCGACGCCGAGGCCGCCTACGACATCGAGGACCAGGGCTACAGCGAGATCATGTGGACCCGCCCCGACACCATCGGCGCCGCGCTCGCCGACTCGCCGGTCGGACTGGCCGCCTGGATCATCGACAAGTACCGCGACTGGAGCGACTGCGGCGGCGACGTCGAGTCGCGATGGGACCGCGACACACTGCTGACCGTCATCACGCTGTACTGGGTCACCGAGAGCATCGGCAGCTCGTTTCGGCAGTACGCCGACTACCCGCACAACCGGCCCCGCCCGACGATCACCGTCCCGGTCGGGGTGACGCTCAGCCACGAACCGGTGATGGCCAGCTTCCCGCGCTCGCTGACCGAACGCGCCTGCACCGACCTCCGGCACTGGAGCGAACCCGGACGTGGCGGCCACTTCCTCGCCTTCGAGGAACCCGAACTCATGGCCGCCGAACTGCGGACCTTCTTCGCGACGCTGACCGACTGA
- a CDS encoding alpha/beta fold hydrolase, whose translation MSTVPEIARVRAGDLTVAYRTWGPESAPPLILLHGLTSSGAAWEAVARALASDWRVYAPDARGHGRTDWPGEYSFASMAADVGNFAAALRLRRPVLIGHSMGGIAAYRHARAVGDGLAALVLSETPPPTPIQRPLPPRPDGPQSYDYDARVAVVRQLAEPDPGWWDGLADIAVPTLVIGGGDTSPFDQDLMAAMAERIPNGRFASLPGGHRIPATAPAELAAAVTEFLSTTIDLGQNKT comes from the coding sequence ATGTCCACAGTGCCGGAAATCGCGAGGGTCCGCGCCGGTGACCTCACCGTCGCCTACCGGACCTGGGGACCCGAGTCCGCGCCCCCGTTGATACTCCTGCATGGACTCACGAGCTCGGGCGCCGCCTGGGAGGCGGTGGCCCGGGCCCTGGCGTCCGACTGGCGCGTCTACGCCCCCGACGCGCGCGGCCACGGCCGCACCGACTGGCCGGGGGAGTACTCCTTCGCGTCAATGGCCGCCGACGTCGGGAACTTCGCCGCCGCGCTGCGCCTGCGTCGTCCCGTCCTGATCGGACATTCCATGGGCGGTATCGCCGCGTACCGGCACGCCCGTGCCGTCGGCGACGGTCTGGCCGCCCTCGTCCTGTCCGAGACCCCGCCGCCGACGCCGATCCAGCGTCCGCTGCCGCCGCGCCCGGACGGGCCGCAGTCCTACGACTACGACGCCCGGGTCGCCGTGGTGCGTCAGCTCGCCGAGCCCGACCCCGGCTGGTGGGACGGACTGGCCGACATCGCGGTCCCGACCCTGGTCATCGGCGGTGGCGACACCAGTCCCTTCGACCAGGACCTGATGGCGGCGATGGCCGAGCGGATCCCGAACGGCCGCTTCGCATCCCTGCCCGGTGGCCACCGCATCCCGGCCACCGCCCCGGCCGAACTGGCCGCCGCCGTCACCGAGTTTCTATCGACAACTATTGATCTCGGGCAGAACAAAACGTAG
- a CDS encoding MFS transporter yields MFRRLLPLAVATFAVTTDSLVIAGLLRPIADTLDVSVSTAGQLVSVFSLTFAIAAPVLGAATANLDRRTVLLLAIGVFVLGNVVAAVGTEFAIVMAARVISALGAALISSIAMATASALAPPDKQGRALALVTAGMTVATTMGVPLGTLIGGADWRITLWAVAGLGTLAGAGIWLGLPKVELPVAPLRDRLKPLGDPGILAILAVTLMILTSGYTLYTYIGVATDAATGGTASGLMAVLIAYGVGSILGNVISGFLTDRYRPVRVLLVGLVMLTAILAITPLVSAAGLFLTMAWATTWGISGWLTGLPQQHRLVTKAPESSAILLGLNASTLHLGIAIGGGIGGLILNWGNTVLLGLMSAAIVAIGLAITLVSTRGRVTEPEPVPASAD; encoded by the coding sequence GTGTTCAGACGCCTGCTCCCCCTGGCGGTGGCCACCTTCGCCGTCACCACCGACAGCCTGGTCATCGCCGGACTGCTGCGCCCCATCGCCGACACCCTCGACGTGTCGGTGTCGACGGCGGGCCAACTGGTGTCGGTCTTCTCCCTCACCTTCGCCATCGCGGCCCCGGTCCTGGGCGCCGCCACCGCCAACCTTGACCGTCGCACCGTCCTGTTGCTGGCGATCGGCGTCTTCGTCCTCGGCAACGTCGTGGCCGCCGTGGGCACCGAGTTCGCGATCGTGATGGCCGCCCGCGTCATCAGCGCCCTGGGGGCGGCCCTGATCTCCTCGATCGCGATGGCCACCGCCAGTGCCCTGGCGCCACCGGACAAGCAGGGCCGGGCCCTGGCACTGGTCACGGCGGGAATGACCGTGGCCACCACCATGGGTGTTCCATTGGGGACTCTCATCGGCGGTGCCGACTGGCGCATCACCCTGTGGGCGGTCGCCGGACTGGGAACCCTCGCCGGAGCCGGAATCTGGCTCGGTCTGCCCAAGGTGGAACTCCCGGTGGCACCCTTGCGCGATCGCCTCAAACCGCTGGGCGACCCCGGGATCCTGGCCATCCTCGCCGTCACGCTGATGATCCTCACCAGCGGCTACACCCTCTACACCTACATCGGTGTGGCCACCGACGCGGCCACCGGCGGCACCGCCAGCGGCCTGATGGCGGTCCTCATCGCCTACGGTGTCGGCTCGATCCTCGGCAACGTGATCTCCGGCTTCCTGACCGACCGCTACCGCCCGGTCCGCGTCCTGCTCGTCGGCCTGGTCATGCTCACGGCGATCCTCGCCATCACCCCGCTGGTCAGCGCCGCCGGACTCTTCCTCACCATGGCCTGGGCGACGACCTGGGGCATCTCCGGCTGGCTGACCGGTCTGCCCCAGCAACACCGCCTGGTCACCAAGGCACCGGAATCCTCGGCGATCCTGCTGGGCCTCAACGCGTCCACACTCCACCTGGGCATCGCGATCGGCGGCGGCATCGGCGGCCTCATCCTGAACTGGGGCAACACAGTCCTGTTGGGACTGATGTCGGCGGCCATCGTCGCGATCGGTCTGGCCATCACCCTCGTGAGCACCCGGGGCCGGGTCACCGAACCCGAACCGGTACCCGCCAGCGCCGACTAG
- a CDS encoding TetR/AcrR family transcriptional regulator: MDIPVELRRLWRIPADTNLGRTAELDVERVVRTAVDLADRHGLDGVSLPKIAKTLGFTTMSLYRHVGSKEELLTLMFDAAFADFPEPATEPGQWRLGLHTWTAQQRDLYDRRPWLVRMPILAPPTGPHQVAFMDGGLRLLRPTGLEWPQKVGVLMLLTGWARHAAQLSHDLAAGREASVDQGAAERAWSRSLAHLVEPDRFPDMAALLDSDTFLAPRPETTAAEQADFVFGLERILDGVAELIASRARP, translated from the coding sequence GTGGACATCCCCGTCGAACTGCGCCGCCTGTGGCGCATCCCCGCCGACACCAACCTGGGCCGTACCGCCGAACTCGACGTCGAGCGCGTGGTGAGGACCGCCGTCGATCTCGCCGACCGCCACGGCCTCGACGGCGTCTCACTGCCCAAGATCGCCAAGACCCTGGGCTTCACGACGATGTCGCTGTACCGGCACGTCGGTTCCAAAGAGGAACTGCTCACCCTCATGTTCGACGCGGCCTTCGCCGACTTCCCCGAACCGGCCACCGAACCCGGCCAGTGGCGGCTCGGTCTCCACACCTGGACCGCCCAGCAGCGCGACCTCTACGACCGTCGCCCCTGGCTGGTGCGGATGCCGATCCTGGCGCCCCCGACCGGGCCGCACCAGGTCGCGTTCATGGACGGCGGCCTGCGACTGTTGCGGCCCACCGGTTTGGAGTGGCCGCAGAAAGTCGGCGTCCTGATGCTGCTGACCGGCTGGGCCCGCCACGCCGCCCAGTTGTCCCACGACCTGGCCGCCGGACGCGAGGCCAGCGTCGACCAGGGCGCCGCCGAACGCGCCTGGAGCCGCAGCCTCGCCCACCTCGTCGAACCCGACCGGTTCCCTGACATGGCGGCACTGCTGGACTCGGACACCTTTCTCGCGCCCCGCCCCGAGACCACCGCCGCCGAACAGGCCGACTTCGTGTTCGGGTTGGAGCGGATCCTCGACGGGGTCGCGGAGCTCATCGCGTCCCGGGCGCGGCCCTAG
- a CDS encoding alpha/beta hydrolase: MAATATGVALADDKRPKTYVFVHGTNSYSGFWTPYARELQYRGHRCIAVDQPYHGAGAYIPESYQSQDLEALATEPTPLGEIGLDDFAAHVEKSVRRAAKWGPVVLVGHSMGGASLSRVGDAVPELIAHLCYMAAYCCSTALPTIEECMTAPESETAILPEGVVIGDPEVLGVNRYNFLGASAEDLRMLKEMAWGDNSDASFRAGLLSMQPDESALVPAQRAVGGAEGWGGIRRTYLRFGADRLITPELQDRMIAEADDLTPDNRFRVHDFDAPHFGPEDVSDIVDVLAGLE; the protein is encoded by the coding sequence ATGGCCGCCACCGCCACCGGAGTCGCGCTCGCCGACGACAAGCGACCCAAGACCTACGTGTTCGTGCACGGCACCAACTCGTACTCCGGGTTCTGGACGCCCTACGCCCGAGAACTGCAGTACCGGGGCCACCGCTGCATCGCCGTCGACCAGCCGTACCACGGCGCCGGGGCGTACATCCCCGAGTCGTACCAGTCGCAGGACCTCGAAGCGCTCGCCACCGAACCCACCCCGCTGGGGGAGATCGGGCTGGACGACTTCGCCGCCCACGTCGAGAAGTCCGTGCGCCGCGCGGCGAAGTGGGGACCGGTCGTGCTGGTGGGACACAGCATGGGCGGCGCGTCGCTCAGCCGCGTCGGCGACGCCGTTCCCGAACTGATCGCGCACCTGTGTTACATGGCGGCGTACTGCTGTAGTACGGCCCTGCCGACCATCGAGGAGTGCATGACCGCGCCGGAGTCCGAAACGGCCATCCTGCCCGAGGGCGTGGTCATCGGCGACCCGGAAGTGTTGGGCGTCAACCGGTACAACTTCCTGGGGGCCAGCGCCGAAGACCTCCGCATGCTCAAGGAGATGGCCTGGGGCGACAACTCCGACGCGTCGTTCCGGGCCGGGCTGTTGAGCATGCAACCCGACGAGTCGGCGCTCGTCCCGGCGCAGCGGGCCGTCGGCGGCGCCGAGGGCTGGGGCGGTATCCGGCGCACCTACCTGCGTTTCGGTGCCGACCGGCTCATCACGCCGGAGTTGCAGGACCGCATGATCGCCGAGGCCGACGACCTCACCCCCGACAACCGGTTCCGGGTGCACGACTTCGACGCCCCGCACTTCGGCCCCGAGGACGTGTCCGACATCGTCGACGTGCTGGCGGGCCTGGAATAA